Proteins from one Deltaproteobacteria bacterium genomic window:
- a CDS encoding SDR family oxidoreductase: METAQRFVGRTAIVTGAGSGLGRAVAARIAAEGGMVACLDLAADAVHDAARGVGGGARAYPTDVSDPGSVKAAVEGAARDLGRPSIVVTCAGIGKFAHAAEMPFEDWSRIIAVNLTGTFLVVQAALPHLLDGGGSITTIASNAGLQGVPYGAAYCASKGGVIQLTRSLAAEFLARGVRANCVAPGGIKTPLQRAFELPPGGDPEHLRRLMTPLGRSKPEEVAALVAFIASDEGRYMSGAIVPFDGGLTI, translated from the coding sequence ATGGAGACCGCTCAACGCTTCGTCGGACGCACGGCCATCGTCACCGGGGCCGGATCGGGACTCGGACGCGCCGTCGCGGCACGCATCGCCGCGGAAGGCGGCATGGTCGCGTGCCTCGACCTCGCCGCCGACGCCGTACACGACGCGGCGCGCGGCGTCGGCGGCGGAGCGCGCGCCTACCCCACCGACGTCAGCGACCCCGGGTCGGTCAAGGCGGCCGTCGAGGGCGCCGCACGCGATCTCGGGCGGCCGTCGATCGTCGTGACGTGCGCCGGCATCGGCAAGTTCGCGCACGCGGCCGAGATGCCGTTCGAGGACTGGTCGCGCATCATCGCGGTCAACCTGACCGGCACCTTCCTGGTCGTCCAGGCGGCGCTTCCCCATCTCCTCGACGGCGGCGGCTCCATCACGACCATCGCCTCGAACGCGGGGCTCCAAGGCGTGCCGTACGGCGCTGCCTACTGCGCCTCCAAGGGCGGCGTGATCCAGTTGACGCGGTCGCTCGCCGCCGAGTTCCTCGCCCGCGGCGTGCGCGCCAACTGCGTCGCGCCGGGCGGCATCAAGACGCCCCTCCAGCGCGCCTTCGAGCTCCCGCCGGGCGGCGACCCCGAGCATCTCCGCCGCCTGATGACCCCGCTCGGACGCAGCAAGCCCGAGGAGGTCGCGGCGCTCGTCGCCTTCATCGCTTCCGACGAGGGCCGCTACATGTCGGGCGCGATCGTACCGTTCGACGGCGGCCTGACCATCTGA